The Rhododendron vialii isolate Sample 1 chromosome 8a, ASM3025357v1 genome has a window encoding:
- the LOC131298705 gene encoding protein ANTAGONIST OF LIKE HETEROCHROMATIN PROTEIN 1-like produces MSSSGIPPYQLEDDFSDDDDLMELETLAMMERDGKQKIPQRTCPLSGQQYTTFLLNSHPQNIKDILRVDKHTFRALAVELVRRELLNWDHKNLSVEESLAMFLYICGQNARDRVVADRFQRSLDTISKHFNIMRRAICNLAPFIIRPPNLQETPPEILHDGRYYPWFQDCVGAIDGTHIDAWVPASRELAFRGRKSTKTQNVMAVCSFDMKFTFVYPGWEGSAHDGRVFFAAVSNPDFHFPHPPLNKYYLVDSGYTNMPGYLAPYRGQRYHRDQWDGANTIFRTPYELFNYKHSSLRNVIERCFGVLKKRFPILKGMPNYDNARQPTIVTACCVIHNFILMHHGRDEYFDGYNEDIEWEGETDEEVDDDDVGEVEPLNTSRVGLELMAQKRDQMAIEMWDAY; encoded by the exons ATGTCATCAAGTGGAATTCCGCCTTACCAACTCGAGGACGATTTTAGTGATGATGATGACTTGATGGAACTTGAAACACTCGCTATGATGGAACGAGATGGGAAACAAAAAATTCCACAAAGAACATGTCCTTTATCAGGACAACAATATACCACGTTTCTTTTGAACTCCCATCCACAAAACATAAAGGATATTTTACGTGTCGACAAACATACGTTTAGAGCATTGGCGGTCGAGCTAGTTCGACGAGAACTACTTAATTGGGATCATAAGAACCTCTCAGTCGAGGAGTCTTTGGCTATGTTCTTGTACATTTGTGGACAAAATGCACGGGATAGAGTTGTTGCTGACCGCTTCCAGCGTTCTTTGGATACTATAAGCAAGCATTTCAACATCATGCGTCGTGCTATTTGCAATCTAGCTCCCTTTATTATTCGACCACCAAATCTTCAAGAAACGCCTCCTGAAATTCTCCATGATGGAAGATACTATCCATGGTTCCAA GATTGTGTTGGCGCAATAGATGGAACACACATAGATGCTTGGGTACCGGCTTCTAGAGAATTAGCATTTCGCGGCAGAAAATCCACGAAAACACAGAATGTAATGGCCGTGTGTTCCTTCGACATGAAGTTCACATTTGTGTACCCAGGTTGGGAGGGTAGCGCCCACGATGGACGTGTTTTCTTTGCGGCAGTATCGAATCCGGACTTTCACTTCCCACATCCACCACTTA ATAAGTACTATTTGGTCGATTCTGGATACACCAATATGCCGGGTTATCTTGCTCCGTACCGAGGACAACGATATCACAGGGACCAATGGGATGGGGCGAATACAATATTCCGCACACCGTACGAACTATTCAACTACAAGCACTCGTCCTTGAGAAATGTAATTGAGAGATGCTTTGGGGTTTTGAAAAAGAGGTTTCCAATATTAAAGGGTATGCCTAATTATGACAATGCCCGTCAACCAACAATTGTTACGGCTTGTTGTGTTATCCACAACTTTATCTTAATGCATCATGGGAGAGATGAATATTTTGACGGTTACAATGAAGATATCGAATGGGAAGGAGAAACTGATGAAGAGGTTGACGATGATGATGTGGGTGAAGTAGAGCCTTTGAACACATCTCGTGTGGGTTTGGAATTGATGGCGCAAAAACGAGACCAAATGGCTATTGAAATGTGGGATGCATATTGA
- the LOC131336236 gene encoding pentatricopeptide repeat-containing protein At3g20730-like, whose protein sequence is MKIICQKTLNHLSKTPQPMSLSSHINSLCDLGRLQDALTLVFSNPTQMDYSLYSRILQLCILRKAGKEGHLIHSRVLTNGLHSNPFMNTKLIIFYSKMGDMVTSRTLFDKMPERTVVTWTALLSGYTQNGCSKEALLVFSAMRCKGVRPNQFTFASALRACTSLMCLGRGEQIQGCIQKSRLAKDLFVQSALVDLYSKCGKMEDACYFFESMAERDVVSWNVMIGGYANQGFADDAFQLFRSMLRGGVIPDRFTLGNVMKAFLRGSAMMKVIQVHGFIIQLGFETHNDLTGSLIDAYAKCGSIRIAYHIYKSMPKKDAISCTALITGYARQGVYSRDSFDLFNEIHQMHLGLDGVILCSMLNLCANTMSLDLGRQIHALAFKCQPYKDVAMGNALVDMYSKSGEIEGANSVFNEMKQKNVISWTSLIAGYGKHGYGHKAIALYNQMEYEGLKPNDVTFLTLLFACSHAGLTNEGWECFNSMVHKYEISPRAEHYSCMVDLFARGGKLEEAYNLICKMNIAPTASLWGAILGACHIYGNISLGEVAARHLFNMEPKKSVNYVVLASIYASVGLWDSVSTTRRLMEERSIRKDPGYSLFQSTNKRMALLLPS, encoded by the exons ATGAAGATTATCTGTCAGAAAACGTTAAACCATCTCAGCAAAACACCCCAACCAATGTCACTATCATCACATATCAATTCACTTTGCGACTTGGGAAGATTACAAGACGCTCTAACGCTTGTCTTTTCCAACCCAACTCAAATGGATTATTCTCTATATTCAAGAATTTTGCAACTCTGCATTCTAAGAAAAGCCGGAAAAGAAGGGCATTTGATCCATAGCCGTGTTTTAACAAATGGGTTGCATTCAAATCCTTTTATGAACACAAAACTAATCATATTCTATTCGAAAATGGGTGACATGGTCACCTCCCGTACACTGTTCGATAAAATGCCTGAGAGGACTGTGGTCACTTGGACTGCGTTGCTATCAGGATATACTCAAAACGGGTGTTCAAAGGAAGCTCTACTAGTTTTTTCGGCTATGCGTTGCAAAGGTGTTAGGCCGAATCAGTTTACTTTTGCGAGTGCTTTGAGGGCCTGTACGAGTTTGATGTGTTTGGGTAGAGGGGAGCAAATTCAAGGGTGTATTCAGAAGAGTAGGCTTGCTAAGGACTTGTTTGTGCAGAGTGCGTTGGTTGATCTGTATTCCAAGTGTGGAAAGATGGAGGATGCGTGTTACTTTTTTGAGTCGATGGCGGAAAGGGATGTGGTTTCTTGGAATGTGATGATAGGTGGGTATGCCAATCAGGGTTTCGCGGATGATGCCTTTCAGTTATTTCGTTCAATGCTTAGAGGAG GTGTGATCCCTGATCGCTTTACGCTGGGTAATGTTATGAAAGCCTTTCTCAGAGGAAGTGCTATGATGAAGGTCATCCAAGTACATGGATTCATTATTCAACTAGGTTTTGAAACACATAATGATTTGACTGGATCACTGATTGATGCTTATGCAAAATGTGGGAGTATTAGAATTGCATATCATATTTACAAGAGTATGCCTAAAAAAGACGCAATATCTTGCACCGCGTTGATCACTGGATATGCACGCCAAGGTGTCTATTCTAGAGATTCCTTTGATCTCTTCAATGAAATACATCAGATGCACTTGGGACTTGATGGTGTGATACTATGCTCGATGCTGAATCTATGTGCCAATACAATGTCACTAGACTTGGGAAGACAAATTCATGctttggcttttaaatgtcaACCATATAAAGATGTGGCCATGGGCAATGCTCTCGTTGATATGTACTCAAAATCTGGCGAAATTGAAGGTGCTAACTCTGTTTTTAATGAGATGAAgcaaaaaaatgttatttcttGGACATCATTAATTGCTGGCTATGGGAAGCATGGCTATGGGCACAAGGCAATTGCCCTGTACAATCAGATGGAATATGAAGGTTTGAAGCCAAATGATGTTACTTTTCTGACTCTTCTTTTTGCATGTAGCCATGCTGGTTTGACAAATGAAGGATGGGAATGCTTCAATAGCATGGTTCACAAATACGAAATCTCTCCAAGAGCTGAGCACTATTCTTGTATGGTGGATCTTTTTGCACGTGGAGGGAAGTTAGAAGAAGCATATAATCTAATTTGCAAGATGAATATTGCACCTACTGCCTCGCTTTGGGGAGCCATTCTTGGGGCATGCCACATCTATGGCAATATATCTCTCGGAGAAGTAGCTGCCAGGCATCTGTTTAATATG